From the Limisphaerales bacterium genome, one window contains:
- a CDS encoding FAD:protein FMN transferase has protein sequence MRELICLLGFLPFGGWCSLPDDATWQRFEFVDPEMGVDFHLRFYAKDRPTAERIARKTYARVEALNAIFSDYDPASELNRLCQKTHGQPVKVSPELFGILQHAQTLARETDGAFDITAGPMIRLWRTARRQQKLPNPKALAAVKSRVGYKQIKLNPRTRTVTLLVANMQLDLGGIAKGYAVDEAMKMLKANCIRRAFVAASGDMLTSAPPIGRKGWRVDIRNVDQFGNIYPRTVFLKNQALSTSGDTEQYIEINGRRYSHIVDPRTGYGLNHRMQVTVISNTSTTADSHATAISVMGLKAGLNFANPKKLQAIFLDLKNEKPRITESTHWRW, from the coding sequence TTCGGAGGCTGGTGTAGTTTGCCGGATGATGCCACGTGGCAACGCTTCGAGTTTGTGGATCCTGAGATGGGGGTGGACTTTCATCTTAGGTTTTACGCCAAAGATCGCCCCACCGCCGAACGAATCGCGCGCAAAACCTACGCCCGTGTGGAAGCGCTCAATGCCATTTTTTCTGACTATGATCCCGCTAGCGAACTAAACCGCCTTTGCCAAAAAACCCACGGTCAACCCGTCAAAGTCAGCCCCGAACTATTCGGCATCCTCCAACACGCCCAAACCCTCGCCCGCGAAACCGATGGCGCATTCGACATCACCGCCGGCCCAATGATCCGCCTTTGGCGTACCGCCCGCCGCCAACAAAAACTCCCCAACCCAAAAGCCCTCGCCGCCGTGAAAAGCCGCGTTGGCTATAAACAAATAAAACTCAATCCCCGAACTCGCACCGTCACCTTACTCGTCGCTAATATGCAACTTGACCTCGGTGGCATCGCGAAAGGCTACGCTGTCGACGAAGCGATGAAAATGCTCAAAGCCAATTGCATTCGCCGCGCCTTTGTCGCCGCCAGTGGAGATATGCTCACCAGCGCACCGCCCATCGGGCGCAAAGGCTGGCGCGTCGACATCCGTAACGTCGATCAATTCGGGAATATCTACCCCCGGACGGTTTTTCTGAAAAACCAAGCCCTCTCCACCAGCGGCGACACCGAGCAATACATCGAAATCAACGGCCGCCGCTATTCCCACATCGTCGACCCCCGCACCGGCTACGGCCTCAATCATCGAATGCAAGTGACTGTAATCTCCAACACCTCCACCACCGCCGACAGTCACGCCACGGCCATCAGCGTCATGGGCCTCAAAGCAGGCTTAAACTTCGCCAACCCCAAAAAACTTCAGGCAATTTTCCTGGATTTGAAAAACGAAAAACCACGCATTACCGAATCAACTCATTGGCGATGGTAG
- a CDS encoding carbohydrate kinase, producing the protein MTAERFQKITNQFPSLRIAVVGDYSCDRYLEIDSSINETSIETGLPVHNVTHVRAQPGAAGTVLANLSALGVGELWPVGFCGCDGEGFELQRALEPLPGVNLNYFFESKAQRTFTYCKPLMMEPGRPPRELNRLDSKNWHPTPDALQQKLANAARALAERVDAMIVLDQVDEPETGVVTQSFLTVLDEIKTQTLVIGDSRRGLKNWPHIIYKINATELARFTEGEPQTAAAELAQKTGQPVFVSVAEKGIFGVAPDGEVIHSPALTLRGEIDIVGAGDAVTANLAAALASNAELPEALELANRAASIVIHKLGTTGTASVEEIDTWQVHA; encoded by the coding sequence GTGACCGCCGAGCGCTTCCAAAAAATCACCAACCAATTCCCATCGCTGCGCATCGCGGTGGTGGGCGATTACAGTTGCGACCGTTATCTGGAAATCGATTCTTCAATAAACGAAACCTCCATCGAAACCGGTCTCCCCGTGCACAACGTTACCCATGTACGCGCCCAACCCGGCGCGGCCGGAACGGTGTTGGCCAATCTCTCCGCCCTCGGGGTGGGTGAGCTTTGGCCGGTAGGCTTTTGCGGATGCGATGGCGAAGGCTTCGAACTCCAGCGCGCGCTTGAGCCATTGCCCGGCGTGAATCTGAATTATTTTTTTGAAAGCAAAGCGCAGCGCACTTTCACCTATTGCAAACCGCTGATGATGGAGCCCGGCCGACCGCCGCGCGAACTCAATCGCCTCGACAGCAAAAATTGGCATCCCACGCCTGACGCGTTGCAGCAAAAACTCGCCAACGCCGCTCGCGCGCTCGCGGAAAGAGTGGATGCGATGATCGTGCTCGATCAAGTGGATGAGCCGGAAACCGGCGTGGTGACGCAAAGCTTTTTGACGGTCCTTGATGAAATCAAAACACAAACACTCGTCATCGGCGACAGCCGTCGGGGGCTAAAAAATTGGCCGCACATTATTTACAAAATCAACGCCACCGAATTAGCGCGGTTCACTGAAGGTGAACCCCAAACCGCCGCTGCCGAGTTGGCCCAAAAAACCGGTCAGCCAGTCTTCGTGAGCGTGGCCGAAAAAGGAATTTTTGGCGTGGCACCGGATGGCGAGGTCATTCATTCCCCTGCCCTAACGCTACGTGGCGAAATTGACATCGTCGGCGCAGGCGACGCTGTGACGGCCAACCTCGCCGCCGCACTCGCTTCCAATGCGGAATTGCCCGAAGCGCTGGAGTTGGCCAATCGCGCCGCCTCGATCGTCATTCACAAACTGGGCACCACCGGCACAGCGTCGGTGGAAGAGATTGACACTTGGCAGGTTCACGCATAG
- a CDS encoding haloacid dehalogenase-like hydrolase: protein MPTTTDPSPLELLPSFTPRPRATHVVFDFDGTLSWLRHGWTEVAQTVLTPRFPLREGETIDDIRTHLFHEMIRFNGRPTPLFTTEMAAQIQQRGGQAQADELLESFLEPLHANAHARYAKLRDGTATRDDYIIHGGRALLELLAARGLAIIILSGNPHDQINTEAEMLGLTPFCKGHVYGHTDADHFTKQKVLEKLMAEESFTGDNFVMFGDGAAEIEATRNLGGLAIAVCSDEHENGSGRVDEHKRTVLIESGADAIIADYRNPGTLLQTILGE, encoded by the coding sequence GTGCCGACCACTACGGACCCATCCCCCCTCGAACTGCTCCCCAGCTTCACACCCCGCCCTCGCGCTACGCACGTGGTGTTCGATTTCGATGGCACGCTCTCCTGGCTCCGCCACGGCTGGACCGAGGTGGCGCAAACCGTGCTGACCCCGCGTTTCCCGTTGCGCGAAGGCGAAACGATTGATGATATTCGCACGCATTTATTTCATGAGATGATCCGCTTCAACGGCCGCCCCACCCCGTTGTTCACCACCGAAATGGCCGCGCAAATCCAACAACGCGGAGGTCAAGCTCAGGCCGATGAACTGCTTGAATCTTTTTTGGAACCGCTCCATGCCAATGCCCACGCACGCTACGCAAAACTGCGTGACGGTACGGCAACACGTGACGATTACATCATCCACGGCGGACGCGCCCTGTTGGAGCTACTTGCCGCACGCGGATTGGCCATCATCATTCTCAGCGGCAATCCGCACGACCAAATCAACACCGAAGCTGAAATGCTCGGCCTCACCCCGTTTTGCAAGGGCCACGTCTATGGCCACACCGATGCAGATCATTTCACCAAACAAAAGGTGCTCGAAAAATTGATGGCAGAAGAATCATTCACTGGCGACAACTTCGTCATGTTCGGTGACGGTGCAGCGGAAATTGAAGCCACCCGTAATCTGGGCGGACTCGCCATCGCCGTGTGCAGTGACGAACATGAAAACGGTTCCGGCCGAGTGGACGAACACAAACGTACCGTCCTCATCGAATCCGGCGCCGATGCAATTATTGCCGACTATCGAAATCCCGGAACTCTACTTCAAACAATTTTAGGCGAATGA
- a CDS encoding sugar phosphate isomerase/epimerase gives MNRRQFIATSVSAAASPAFAKTPKPLRLGLDNFAVRAMGWKADELIDYAATLKCDSLFITDLFAFESFTPRYLREVKRHADEKGIRLYVGSWSLCPTSVTFKKDWGTATEHLALGVRVCKALGSPVFRVVLGSRKDRLTEGGIEARIDDMVKFLKANRSRATDAGIKIAVENHAGDMHSLELVRLVEAAGKDWVGVNLDSGNAVWTLEDPMENLNNLAPYTLTSSLRDTMAWPSVNGFTAAWRAMGEGLVDWKKYFSHFGKVCPDAPVCIETISGFNHELKVKTDDFWKAWPKGKPKGYAQFEAFAKRGKALAAFKPAAGMDRKKAQQVFQKGDIERSIRFCRKLGLGRI, from the coding sequence ATGAATCGACGCCAATTTATTGCCACCAGTGTTAGCGCGGCCGCCTCGCCCGCCTTTGCCAAAACGCCCAAGCCGTTGCGTTTGGGGCTGGATAATTTCGCCGTGCGCGCGATGGGTTGGAAGGCGGATGAACTGATCGATTACGCAGCCACGCTGAAATGCGATTCGCTTTTCATCACCGACTTGTTTGCGTTCGAGAGCTTTACACCGCGATATTTGCGGGAAGTAAAACGTCACGCGGATGAGAAAGGCATCCGGCTCTACGTCGGCTCGTGGAGTTTGTGCCCCACTTCCGTGACGTTCAAAAAAGATTGGGGCACGGCGACGGAACACTTGGCGCTGGGTGTGCGTGTTTGCAAAGCGTTGGGATCGCCGGTGTTCCGTGTGGTTTTGGGTTCGCGCAAGGATCGTCTCACCGAGGGCGGCATCGAGGCGCGCATTGATGACATGGTCAAATTTCTCAAAGCCAACCGGTCGCGCGCCACGGACGCGGGCATCAAAATCGCGGTGGAAAATCACGCGGGCGATATGCACTCGTTGGAACTGGTGCGATTGGTCGAGGCCGCGGGGAAGGATTGGGTGGGCGTGAATCTTGATTCCGGCAACGCGGTGTGGACGCTGGAGGATCCAATGGAGAATTTGAACAATCTTGCGCCATACACATTAACCAGCAGCTTGCGCGACACAATGGCGTGGCCGAGTGTGAACGGGTTCACGGCTGCGTGGCGTGCGATGGGCGAGGGTTTGGTGGATTGGAAAAAATATTTTTCGCATTTTGGTAAAGTGTGTCCGGACGCGCCGGTTTGTATCGAGACGATTTCCGGTTTCAATCACGAGCTGAAAGTGAAGACGGATGATTTTTGGAAGGCGTGGCCAAAAGGCAAGCCGAAGGGGTACGCGCAATTTGAGGCATTTGCAAAACGTGGCAAAGCGTTGGCGGCTTTCAAACCGGCGGCGGGCATGGATCGCAAAAAAGCGCAGCAGGTTTTTCAAAAAGGCGACATCGAACGCAGCATTCGGTTTTGCCGAAAGCTGGGGTTGGGTCGGATCTAA
- a CDS encoding phosphoribosylanthranilate isomerase encodes MSVTVKVCGITSEADALAAADAGADAIGLMFYEDSPRYVSIEQAKAISAALPPHIVRVGVFVNAAEAVVSRAIAECTLSIAQFHGDETPEDCGRFAIMTLKAFRMKGPETLEEMERYPTDGFLLDAFVKDELGGTGAQFNWNLAVRAREFGRPIFLAGGLTAENVGQAVQQVQPFAVDVSSGVELEPGKKCADKMRAFVSAAKGALN; translated from the coding sequence ATGAGCGTGACGGTCAAAGTTTGCGGCATCACCAGCGAGGCCGACGCCCTTGCAGCAGCGGACGCGGGCGCGGATGCGATTGGGTTGATGTTTTATGAGGACAGTCCGCGCTATGTTTCCATTGAACAAGCGAAGGCGATTTCCGCTGCGTTGCCGCCGCATATTGTGCGCGTGGGGGTTTTTGTGAATGCAGCGGAGGCCGTGGTGTCACGCGCTATCGCGGAGTGCACGCTGAGTATTGCGCAGTTTCACGGGGACGAAACGCCGGAGGATTGCGGGCGGTTTGCGATTATGACGTTGAAGGCGTTTCGGATGAAGGGGCCGGAGACGTTGGAGGAAATGGAGCGTTATCCGACGGATGGTTTCTTGCTCGATGCGTTTGTGAAAGATGAACTCGGCGGTACCGGGGCGCAGTTTAATTGGAATCTTGCGGTTCGTGCCCGGGAATTTGGCCGCCCCATTTTTTTGGCGGGGGGATTGACAGCGGAAAACGTCGGGCAAGCGGTGCAACAAGTGCAACCGTTTGCGGTGGATGTGTCGAGTGGTGTGGAACTTGAGCCGGGAAAAAAGTGTGCGGACAAAATGCGCGCGTTTGTGTCCGCAGCAAAGGGTGCTTTGAATTAG
- a CDS encoding FHA domain-containing protein — protein MSFEIEITYDGEVRTLENSKPELTVGRSTPAAEVDVDLSPDKSVSRKHFLIKLEYNMSNAKNEAWIVDLGSSRGTTVNDERVTDPVKITRADVVKAGDSELQVKIKQAPKEKSKMSFQEKVAARSGAFGETAPKPLPSNPSKLSKPKDRPTKIATRSDEEIPPPPPAEEPVLTSVDETAPGLMAALTSGAHQTECAGFVAYSIEDLATAANRYARENKMHAISASVVQEGKGSSACFRALVVFQNPNCD, from the coding sequence ATGTCATTTGAAATCGAAATAACTTATGATGGGGAGGTTCGGACGCTTGAAAATTCCAAGCCCGAACTCACCGTGGGCCGTAGCACGCCGGCGGCCGAGGTGGATGTGGATCTTTCACCGGACAAAAGTGTGTCGCGTAAACATTTTCTCATCAAACTCGAGTACAATATGAGCAACGCCAAAAATGAGGCGTGGATTGTTGATCTCGGCAGCAGTCGCGGCACCACCGTCAACGACGAAAGGGTAACCGATCCGGTTAAAATCACCCGCGCAGATGTGGTGAAAGCTGGTGACAGCGAACTACAAGTAAAAATCAAGCAAGCGCCCAAGGAAAAATCGAAGATGAGTTTTCAGGAAAAGGTCGCCGCGCGGAGTGGTGCCTTTGGCGAAACAGCGCCGAAACCCCTGCCTTCCAATCCCTCCAAACTTTCCAAACCCAAAGATCGCCCCACCAAAATCGCAACCCGATCCGACGAAGAAATTCCGCCCCCACCACCCGCCGAAGAACCCGTGCTGACCTCCGTCGATGAAACCGCCCCAGGTCTCATGGCCGCACTCACCAGCGGCGCGCACCAAACCGAATGCGCCGGATTCGTGGCTTACTCCATTGAAGATCTCGCCACGGCGGCGAATCGTTACGCGCGCGAAAATAAAATGCACGCCATCAGCGCTTCGGTGGTGCAGGAAGGCAAAGGCTCCAGCGCATGCTTCCGCGCGCTGGTGGTTTTCCAGAACCCCAACTGCGACTAA
- a CDS encoding DUF4339 domain-containing protein, producing the protein MSFLVSKDGQQLGPWTAEQMNAQLAGGMLEPSDLGWAEGFAEWIPLNQIDGLVMPGTQVAPATATVSMAAAPDAVPGLAITGEEATPKPRGRRMWVVAVVLLAVGGLGAYQFVFGQGDLASLCSVLVEIVVPEKVAVAPPKVVPPHVQKYQNAAQAAASGVAPIDEVNEQLDLRGEFHFTRNVSGLTIEAGDWMNQFSRDTTTTPAAKGIVSLARDALQKGGVSKLDALGMSSVFVKAGQFRHVAMVHHPKGSTNRLWSVLNNQGAALDGLCLMSADTVLAVHGRVNVSEMSQWFSELGVAEPLTDAWQSLKIEVPMDVLLKSWTGEAGLFLSVNNTKFRASDGKTELGKPGLLLVLGVKDGALGKVLGEQLKDLQEPARTAKIKNVDVPLRVYEKLELPEEIEKLDLVPSICQSGNYLVLALSFSETAASSALVRNATGKMGGTTHWAGLLGQNPTRLTVPLSNFVFYLSPTYRTELAKWQKLALWQDVPPSLQSALAALAGSQGSGGLLATVDVRGNGVLFKGNVNGQTASQSFARVKTVTRIFVAELVPQLAKLAHGQWSKLDMPTKPKPTPAPEPPESSGE; encoded by the coding sequence GTGTCTTTTTTAGTTTCAAAAGATGGTCAGCAATTGGGTCCGTGGACGGCGGAACAGATGAATGCGCAATTGGCTGGCGGTATGCTTGAGCCTTCGGATCTCGGCTGGGCGGAGGGGTTTGCGGAATGGATTCCACTGAATCAAATCGACGGGCTCGTAATGCCGGGCACTCAAGTAGCGCCCGCCACGGCTACGGTTTCGATGGCGGCTGCGCCCGATGCGGTGCCGGGCTTGGCTATTACAGGTGAGGAGGCGACGCCGAAGCCGCGAGGGCGGCGGATGTGGGTGGTGGCTGTGGTGCTGCTGGCGGTGGGCGGGTTGGGGGCGTATCAATTTGTTTTCGGACAGGGTGATCTTGCGAGTTTGTGCAGCGTGTTGGTGGAAATTGTGGTGCCGGAAAAAGTTGCGGTTGCGCCGCCTAAAGTGGTGCCGCCGCATGTTCAAAAATATCAAAATGCCGCCCAAGCCGCTGCCAGTGGTGTCGCGCCTATCGATGAGGTGAATGAGCAGTTGGATTTGCGCGGTGAATTTCATTTTACGCGGAATGTGAGTGGGCTCACCATTGAAGCGGGCGATTGGATGAATCAGTTTTCCAGAGACACCACCACCACACCGGCGGCCAAAGGGATCGTGTCGCTCGCGCGGGATGCGTTGCAAAAGGGCGGGGTGAGTAAACTCGACGCGCTTGGAATGAGCAGTGTGTTTGTCAAAGCCGGGCAGTTTCGCCACGTGGCAATGGTGCATCATCCAAAGGGTTCCACTAATCGCCTGTGGAGTGTCCTCAATAACCAGGGCGCGGCGCTCGATGGACTGTGCCTGATGTCGGCGGATACCGTGCTGGCCGTCCACGGGCGCGTGAATGTTTCTGAAATGAGCCAGTGGTTCAGCGAGCTGGGAGTGGCTGAGCCGTTGACCGATGCTTGGCAGTCATTGAAAATAGAAGTGCCGATGGATGTGCTGCTGAAATCGTGGACGGGCGAGGCGGGTTTATTTCTATCGGTTAATAACACCAAGTTTCGCGCCAGCGACGGGAAAACTGAATTAGGGAAGCCGGGGCTGTTGTTGGTATTGGGTGTGAAAGATGGTGCCTTGGGAAAAGTGCTCGGAGAACAACTCAAGGATTTGCAGGAACCGGCTCGCACGGCGAAAATAAAAAATGTGGATGTGCCGCTGCGGGTTTATGAAAAGCTGGAGCTGCCGGAGGAAATTGAAAAGCTGGACCTGGTGCCGTCGATTTGTCAGTCAGGAAATTATTTGGTGCTGGCGTTGTCATTTAGCGAGACGGCTGCTTCGAGTGCTTTGGTTCGAAACGCCACAGGGAAGATGGGCGGCACGACTCATTGGGCGGGATTGCTGGGACAAAATCCAACTCGCCTAACGGTGCCCCTATCGAATTTCGTTTTTTATCTTTCACCCACATATCGCACGGAATTGGCCAAGTGGCAGAAACTCGCGTTGTGGCAGGATGTGCCGCCCTCCCTACAATCGGCGTTGGCGGCGCTGGCGGGGAGCCAAGGATCTGGCGGGTTACTGGCTACTGTGGATGTGCGTGGAAATGGCGTGCTTTTCAAAGGGAATGTAAACGGGCAAACCGCTTCGCAATCGTTTGCCCGCGTAAAAACTGTCACGCGGATTTTTGTGGCAGAATTGGTTCCGCAGTTAGCCAAGCTCGCACACGGGCAGTGGTCAAAATTGGATATGCCCACAAAGCCTAAGCCGACGCCTGCGCCCGAACCCCCAGAATCTTCCGGCGAGTGA